The Gossypium hirsutum isolate 1008001.06 chromosome A13, Gossypium_hirsutum_v2.1, whole genome shotgun sequence nucleotide sequence tttaataatatatattaaaaatatgttatattaaataatatttaaaattatatttcaactaaaaataaaaataacaacaacACATAGTCTAACTTccgattatattttttattaatgaaatgtttttaatatattttatataaaatttaaatattttataaaaataataatttaacattttttattttacgcaggaatagaattaattttactaaaatttgagataaaaaattcttatagaaaattaatttagtaaaaaatgtACTCAATacttcattaaaaattattatagagAACCCAAGTTGTGACCTATATTTGCAGAGGTGAAGTCAAAGGGAGGCAGGCAGGGTCCTTGACCCCCTTAGATCaatggaaaatttattttatagctcccttttcaaaattaaaatatttaatttagtttattttaacttttgattaaaaggaaaaattataattttaactcttttaaaatattaataatttaaattaaatattttttcaaattttataattttatctggACTccctaaataaaatttttaacttcgcCCTGCTATTGGACATATGTTAATTATAGCAATGAAATtgttataaaaagtaaaaataaaatataaaacatcggttttataataaacttaaaatgtTATTATAGAAATGGCTGATTGAATATATAAATTGCAGTCAGGTTGTTGTAAGCCACCGAGCGAATGTGGGTTCGTATATGGAGGAATGACAACGTGGACCAAAAACAACGGTGGATCATCGAAGAACAATGATTGTAATCTATGGAATAACGACGACAAGACACTGTGCTTCGAATGCCAGTCATGCAAGGCCGGCTTCATATACGGCGTCAAAGATGCTCGGAGGAAATCGTCGGTCGTTAACATCGTGTTCTGCATCTTCATcatcattttctattttattagtatttgtGCTTTAGGGAATTCTGCCAAACATGGTTGAGGTTGAATATTTCACTCTTTGTttccattatttatttaattttttaattggattttaacaaatattttcaaaaaaaaaattgttgattgatttatttataggataaatattaaatttatacagaTTCAATGTCCAAATTTGATTCGGTGCAATTATACATATTCATATGTGTACATAAACTTTAAtctaatgtgtaatttgatacaagggcgaaatcaaaatatttttttttggagGGGCCGAattagaattataaaattttaagagagCCAAAAATTGTAATTTGTTACTGAatgtaaaattttacaattttcaagGAATTAAACTATAAACTTTTTTGCTTTAGGAGAgcataattgaattttaaattttaggaaGGATTGAAATACAATTTTTAccattaatttaacttaaaacttttaaaattctCAAACGACTAAAGCggcaattttccattttagggtaTTGGCTTCACCGttgatttgatacataaataTTGATTTAGTGCAACTATACAAATGAAACTTGAATTATGgtttatatgtataaatgaaactttaactttaattcaattgtatatatttaaataaacaaatatatacgtttattttcatatggaattaatataattattaatacatGTGATATATTAACGTAAAATGGTGTTAATTCAATAACGTtgttagtgatttgtgaaaatCGAATCAAAACAAAGTTTCACGTATAAAAtcgcacaaaatcaaaattcatatatgaCATTAGACATTAGatcaaatttatgtataattttaatatttattcaaaaaaaaaaacaaagaagaaattgGAAATCTTGAGCTACTACTCAAACTAGCATCTCGATCATTACTATCAAGTTTAGCATCAAAGTTTTGAGAATCAAATCGATTGATCGAATGCACCATTGCCCTTTATTATTTTACGAATCAGATCGATTGATCGAatcgaataaattaaaatatcaatttaaaataaaagattagACGGATTAATTTATGAAtcaattgaaataattaatcaaTCTAATTAAATCGGACGGTTGGGGATATATTaccatttaataataataattgctaTCTGGTAACTTGAAAAACACAATCTAACAAAAAAACGGAAAGCTGTTGAaaatcttattttatattaatttcttaCATTTAATGCACAGAAGGGTTTGCTTAAAAACTCCtctataaaaaacaaaaagagacGGTGGAAATTACAAGTTCAtccctaacaaaattttaagtttatttgatAGGTTTTAAATCGGCCTGAAAAACAAGCATAATGTTTTGCCTAAGCTCGACTCAGATTATAGATATTAAATTCGAGTTAAGTCCGACtcgtattaaaattattttatttgtataaaaaaatttaaaaaaatataatacatcaaaaatattaaaataaatgttttctaacaaattgaaaataaatttaaaaaagtctttaatacttaaataacactaaaatatgtgcaacttaacaagcaaatatctctaaaatagtagtaaaattaacaataaaacaagagttatacaatatccaaacaataacaataaaatagtagcaacataatagtgaaatggaagaaaaacAATGGGAAAACAACAGCAAAATagtagttttttttttgcaaattcgagTCGGGttgggcccaggccaaaaaacCTTACTCGAGGCCTGACCTATTTTCTAAACGAGACAAATTGAAAATTCTTGAGTATTTCAGAGTGTTTATCCCTTTAGATGGTTAAGCCatgtatttatatgatatggttaCTGTTCATAGATGTGATATCATAAGTAGGTTCCCATGTATACTGACACATACCATATTCTAGAGTTAACACGTGTTTTCAAGATGTGGGTTTGCCTATATGGCTTTGCGAACCCACATCTTGTGGTCCATAGAAGTGTACGAGCACCTTACATGCGAACCCAAAGTGTAAACCGCATAAAATGCGGATTAAGACCCGATTGAGTCTGGGCCCAAACCCAATCGGGTGATGTAGTAGGTatcataacaaaaataaatttttaaaaaatcgttatacttaaataacactaagatatatacaacttaacaagcaaatacatctaaaatagtaacaaaattaacaataaaataagagttatacaatatctaaacaataacaacaaaatagtgaaatgacaacaaaacattgatataacaacattttttttttgcaaatttaggTCGAGCTGGGCCCGAGTCAAAAAACCTATCTCGAGGCTTGACCTATTTTCTAAAACAGGCCTTATTTTTTATCTCAAACCCATTTTTCGAGTCTATACTTTTACCTGAACCCTCCTACTTTTTGAATGGGCTTTTGAATCAAACTATCCGACATGACCATGGACAAGCCTATCACCATCCCATGAATAAACCAatgtttttaataatagaattgATAATCAAATTGATCAAGTTATCAATTCATTAATCcgtttgatttgattaaaaattcaaaaaaaaattaaaaatttaaaaaattagctaGTACCAACTTCCAATCAAATTGATTCAAAATCATTATCAGAACCGTTACTCGATCAATTTCTGATCCAAACTTATTCAAACATCCAACCCTTCTCTCTCCTCTCTCCATATATATATCTCTCTCCCACACCCTCTTCCAGACCCAACCACTAGAGCCATTAATTCCTTAAAAGCTATTTACACCTATCACAACAGCTGTGCCCAGTTAGAAGCTAAGAACTGCGGGTCATCATCATTGAGCCCCCTTccctcatttcttttctttttttgcttctTCCATAACTGTTCCCAAAAAGCTCTGATTAAAAATTTAAGACACTTAGCTGTAACCTTATCTTTTTTTCCTTATTGCCAGCCAcattttttgtttccttttttctAGGAACCCCTTCTTTTTGGAACTCTATTCTCTGCCGCGAGCATGGTTGCACCACTGTCAGCTTGGCCTTGGGAGCACTTGGGAATTTTCAAGGTACCTATATCTCTAAatctatatatatgcatatatgtatgtatgttgcTGATATTAGTTTGTCTTTGAATTGTTTTGTGTGTGTGGCGACCAAAGTATATACTTTACGGTCCTTTAGCTGCAAAAGCATGGTATTCATGGATGTATGAGGATAATATACTTAAGGATCTATGGTGTATTCATATACTCCTTATATGCACACTGAGAGGGTTCATTCATCAACTATGGAGCTCTTACAACAACATGTTTTTCTTAACTCGCAACCGTTGGATCAAGCAACAAGGTGTTGATTTCAAGCAAATCGACGATGAATGGGactggtatgtatatatatataacatacatgAAATATTATTTCCAATGTAAATTCCAATAAAATCATTAGTTACTACATTAtcggtaaatttttgttttggtcaataaacaaattacaatttgatcattaaacttttcaaaagttttcatttaagttattagactgttaaaattgatattatatagctttctttgtttgcattgcttataCAAatcgaaagttttttttttgcttctcttttacaattcaattttttttataaaacaaatt carries:
- the LOC121212614 gene encoding tetraspanin-8, coding for MMFAIIVGIIFSMITMIATSKGAEKVKTREGYKEYRLPDDPSWLAMAILKENSWESIKSCLTVPEHNVCTDLKERQINSTATELDQNELTPIQSGCCKPPSECGFVYGGMTTWTKNNGGSSKNNDCNLWNNDDKTLCFECQSCKAGFIYGVKDARRKSSVVNIVFCIFIIIFYFISICALGNSAKHG